The sequence CATCGCCATGAACACCTGGCCGAGCGCCGTCAGCGGATCGGTGTTGAGGCCGGACTTGCCCTTCCACTTCGGGTCGAACAGCGCCGTCCAGCTGTTGGCTTCCTCGTCGGAAACGATCTCGGGATTGTAACCGACCGAATCGTAGTTGTAGACGGCGGGCACCAGCCAGAGCTTGGTCTGGCCTTCATCGGCCCAGATCTGGCCGGTGATCTGCGCGTTGGCGGCCCACTTGTCGTTCGGCTTGGTGAAGGTGTCGCGAATGTTGGCCCAGTTCTTCAGGGCGCTGACCGGCACGGCTTCGACATTGTTGGTCATGACGACGGCCGGCAGCCGTTCGACATTGGTTTCCCAGCAATCATAGTCGGCCGATCCGGAAAGGATCTTGGTCTGCGCGTCGGGGTGGGTCGAGGCCGTTCCCGAAACCGAGCCGACGCCCGATGCGGTCTTGAAGTCGGCCAGGATGCGTTCCTGCACGGTCACGGACAGGCCGATCGTGCGCAGGCTCTCATTTGCCAGCGCGCTGTCCTGAGCGAAGGCCCGCGAGGCCGAGGCGAAGGGCACGCTGCCCGCCGCAACCGCCATTGCACCTGCGCCCGCACCCTTGAGCAGGAAGCGACGCGTCATCTCCATTTGTTTGTTCATGGTCCACCTCGGTCTGGTTTTGCCTGCTGCTTTTGTTATGACCGGCACCCGTCAGGCGGCGGGGCCGGAACACGCGGGGGACGAGGCGGAAGAGCCGCCTCCTTCTTGAATGACGGGCGGGCGGTCAGGCCGCCTCCTCCTGGACTGCAACCTGCTTGGCGCGCCGCACGGACAGGCCCATCAGCACCCCGTAGACGCTGAGCA is a genomic window of Kaistia defluvii containing:
- a CDS encoding ABC transporter substrate-binding protein, which codes for MNKQMEMTRRFLLKGAGAGAMAVAAGSVPFASASRAFAQDSALANESLRTIGLSVTVQERILADFKTASGVGSVSGTASTHPDAQTKILSGSADYDCWETNVERLPAVVMTNNVEAVPVSALKNWANIRDTFTKPNDKWAANAQITGQIWADEGQTKLWLVPAVYNYDSVGYNPEIVSDEEANSWTALFDPKWKGKSGLNTDPLTALGQVFMAMNTLGLSDVKNPANPSPAEIDEAIKFLIAKKKDGQFRALWGDFGELVNLLASGEMVVCDAWQPAVMAVKAQGKACRYAVPKEGYRGWAIGPAMLASSPNKEAVAAYADYWLSGPPGIAVSEQGYYSPSTNLKQFMAPEKYAFWYEGKPWVGAPERGIKEGDLRDGGSLEQRAANVAYWHQWPEEYDHLVQKWDEFLSA